The sequence below is a genomic window from Longimicrobium sp..
CCGCCCGCCGCCGCCGCCGCCGCGCCCGCCGCACCCGGCGCCGCGCAGGACAACGTCAGCGACGCCGAGCTCGTGGATGAGTTCGACGCGCTCGAGGCCAAGGAGCGGGGCACCGTCTAGCCAAACCAACAGCGGGTCTCACGCGGAGACGCGGAGACGCAGAGAGAGAAACGACAGCAGAAGCCTCACACAGAGAACACAGAAGGAACAGAAAGCCACAGAGAAAACCTCTTGGAGTTCTCTCTGTGGCTCTGTGTCTCTGTGTGAGCCATGCAGTTGCGGTTCTCTCTGCGCCTCCGCGTCTCCGCGTGAGGCCCAAAAAAAGGGGCGCCCGGCGCGATGCCGGGTGCCCCGTTCCTGCTCTGACCGTACGGCTACACCGCGTCCGAGAGCGACGTGAAGGTGAAGTCGCGGGCCTTGATGGCGGGGACGGTGACGGCCGAGCCCGCCTCGCCCGACTCGGAGGCGCTCACGCGCACCGGGGCGGACATCGCCTCGATGTTGTTGAGCATGAAGACGGGCGACTCGTTCCAGCGCAGGTTCTTGACGGCGCTGGTGATGCGGCCGTTCTCCACGAGGAACGTGCCGTCGCGGGTGAGGCCCGTGTACAGGATGGTGCGCGGGTCCACCGGACGGATGTACCACAGGCGCGTCACGAGCAGCCCGCGCTCCGTGGAGGCGATCATCTGGTCGATGGTCGCGTTGCCGCCCGACATGAAGAAGCCGTCCGCGAAGCCCGTCGGCTCGCGGCCCTGCTTCTGCGCCCAGAAGCGGCTGTACTGCAGGTTCCGCAGCACGCCGTTCTCCACCCACTGCATGCGGCGGTTGGGGAGCCCCTGGCCATTGAACGCCGAGCTGAAGATCTGCGGGTCTGTCGGATCGGAGTAGATGGAGACGCGCGCGTCCAGGAACTTCTCGCCGATCTTGTTGCCGCCGCCCTGCTTCGAGAAGAAGGAGCGCCCCTCGTCCGCCGAGCGCGCGTCCATGGCGAACGTCATGAGCTGCACCAGGTTGGCCACGGCGGTCGGCTCCAGGATGACCGTCCACTTGCCCGGCTCCACCGCCTTGGCGTTCCGCGACAGCTCGGCCTTGCGGATGGCGCGGTCGGCGAGCTGCGCCGGGTCCACCTTGCTCCAGTCGTTCTGGCCAACACCCGCCCACCCCGAACCCGTGCCGTCCGGCGTGCGCACGGTGGTGGTGAGGTTCGTCTCGGTGCCGGCCTGGTAGGCGAAGAGCCCCTTCTTGGTGGCCACCGCCTGCGAGCCCACCACCATGTCCAGGAAGCCGGTCGCCACCAGGTTGCGCGCCGCCGCCGGGCGCGTGATGGCGTTCACCGCCGCCGCGCGGGCCTCGGGGGTCAGGTTGGCCGTCGCCTGCGAGAACGACGAGGCGGTGGGGTACTGCTGCGGCCCCAGCTCGCCCAGGTACTCCGGGTCCTCGGGCACCAGCCGCGCCAGCCGCTCGCTGGTCTGCACCACCGTGCGCAGCGCCTCGTCGTCGAAGCGGTTGGTGGTCGCGCTCGCCACCTTTTTGCCGAACGCGCTGGTGAAGGTCAGCGTGGCGTCGTAGACGTCGCCGCCGGTCGAGATCTGGTTCACGGCGAAGCGGGTGTTGCCGCGCACCCCGCTCTGGATGTTGACGCGCGCCTCGTCGGCCGTGGAGAAGCCCAGCGCCCGCTGCGCCAGGCGCTGCATCTCTTCGCGCGAGAAGTATTTGCTCTGCTGCGCCATGGCTTAGGCCTTCCGTCCGGTGTTGATCACGTTGACCTTGCGGAACCGAGCCGCGGGGGAGCCGTGCGACACGGCGTTGGACTGCGAGGGCTGCCCCTTGCCGTCGTTGAAGGCGCCGCCCAGGAAGTAGGTGCTGCGCCCGCCGATGGCATCCATCCCGTTCCAGAACTCGGGGGTCCTCATCTGGTACGCCACGTCCTTGAGCGGGCCCGTGATCCTCCCGTTCTTGATCTCCTGGAAGGTCTGCCCGCCGAACTGCGCGTTGTAGCGCTGCTGGTCGATGGAGAACGACCCGTCGCCGTCGATCAGGATGCCGTCCTGGATCCCCGACACCAGCTCCTCCACCGAGGTGTCCTTGCTGGTGTCCGGCAGCAGGTTGACGTTGGGCATGCGCTGGAACTGCACGTCCGCCCAGCTCTGCGAGTACGAGTTGCCGTGGCTGCGCACCGGCTTCCCCTGCTGGCGGTACCAGTCAGCCAGCATGGGGGCCTGCTCGCGCGTCGTCTGCAGGTCGTTCACCACCCCGTTCTTGATGATCAGGTACTCGTCCGGCCGCACGCCCTCGTCGTCGTACGCCACCGTCGACAGCCCGCCCGGCGTGGAGCGCTCGCCCTGCACGTTCATGAACTCCGGCCCGTAGCGAAACTTGCCCAGGAAGTCGCGGATCGGGTAGATGAACGAGGTGCCGGCGTAGTTGGCCTCGTACCCCATGATGCGGTCCAGCTCCGTGGGGTGCGCGATCGACTCGTGGATCGTGAGCCAGAGGTGCGTGGGAAGGAGCACCAGGTCGTAGCGCCCCGGCTGCACCGCCTTGGCCGTGAGCTTCTTGACCGCATCCTCGGCCCAGCGCGGGGCGTTCTCCACCAGGCGCGAGTTGCGCACGTGCTCGTAGCCCAGCCCCATCGGCGCGATGTCGCTGGAGCGCCGGCTCTGGAAGTCGCTCATGTCGCTCGACACCGCGGTCACGTTCAGCTGCGGGAACGAGCGGTAGATGGTCTGCGCGATGTACGAGCCGTCGGTGTTGGCGAACGTCTTCTCTTCCTTGAGGAAGAACATCGACGAGTTCACGAACCGCGCGCCCTGCACCTTGAGCGCGGCCTCGTTGGCGGCCAGCAGCAGCGCCACCTTTTCCTCGATGGGCACGGTGAACGGGTCCGTCTGCACCGGCGAGGTCCAGGTGGCATCCGGGTACCGCTCCCCCGGGGCCAGCTCGATGGGCCGGCGCTGGGCGGCGGCGCTGGCGCGGGCCTGCGACACTGCCTGGCGGGCGACGCGGTCCACCTCGTCCGCCGTCAGGTCGCGCGAGGCGGCGAACCCCCACGAGCCGTTGGCCAGCACGCGCACGCCGAAGCCGTAGGTCTCGCCGTCGTTGAAGAAGGTGATCTGCCGCTCGCGGGTGCCCACCGCCTGCTGCCGGTTACGGGAGATGCGCACGTCAGCGTAGCTGGCGCCGGCGCGGCGGGCGGCGTCCACCGCGCGCATCGCCAGCTCCTTGACCTGCGGATCGTCCATCTCCAGCACCGGCGCGTGCGCGCTGGCCAGCCCCGGCAGCAGGACCGTGCCCGCGGCCAGCGCGGTGCCCTGCACGAGGAAGTCTCTGCGTTTCATCAGAGTTCGCTTTGGGGGGTGTGTGGTAAGATCTTAGCAATATGGATCGGGCGTTCGAACGGAGCAAGTGTGCATGGGAAGTGCGTTGGTGCGTGAGTGCGTGAGTGCGTTTTTGGATGCGGCCATCCAACTTTCCGGGCGATGAAGATTGCGGTGATCGGCGGCGGCCCCGCCGGGATGTGCGCGGCGTGGCGGCTGGTGCGCGGCGGGGCGTCGGTGGAGCTCTTCGAGGCGGAGGCGCGCATCGGCGGGCGCACGCGGACCGACGTGGTCGATGGGTACCGGATCGACACGGGGGCGCAGCTCTTCGGCACCCTGTACCGCCGCGTCCTTGCCGTGCTCGGCGAGCTGGGGGCGGGGGAGCGGATGGTGCGCGCGCCGGGGCGGGACGCGCTCTGGAGGAAGGGGCGCGCGCACGAGGTGGTGTACGGCTCACCCACCAGCATGCTGGCATCCGGCGCACTGCCCGTCGCGCTGAAGCTGCGGCTCGGCGCGCAGTACCTCCCCTTCCTCCAGCGCCACGGCCCGTCGCTCGACCTCGAAGCCCTGGAGCGCGCCGCCGACATCGGGCTGGACGGCGAATCGGCGGCGGCGTGGGGCGCGCGTGAGCTGGGGCGCGACTTCGTGGATCTCCTCGTCCACCCCCTCCTCGCCACCCTCTACGGCACCGGTTCGGAGGAGGCGAGCGCCGGCTTCTACCACGCGCTGTCCAGGCAGGGGCTCACCCTCCAGGTGCTCGCCATGCGCGGCGGGGCGGGCGGCTTCTGCGATGCGGTTGCGGCGGCGGTGGAGCGGGGCGGGGGAGTGCTCCACACCGGCCGCCCCGTCCACTCCCTCACGCGCGCGGGCACGGGCGTGGAGCTGAGCGGCGACGGATGGACCGACCGCTTCGACGCCGCCGTCGTGGCCGTCCCCGCGCCCGCCGCGCTGCGCATGCTCGGCGATGCGCTCCCAAGGGCGGCGGAGTGGCTCACCCGCGTGCGTGTGCGCCCCACGGCTACGGTGGCGCTCCTCCTGGACCGGCCGGTGCCGGGGCGCTTCTTCGGCCTCTCCTTTCCGCGTGGCGAGACGCGCGTGGTCGCCGCCGCCTGCGCGGAGGAGAACAAGGGCGCGGACGTGGTGCCGCCCGGCCGCGGGCTCCTGGTGGTCATCCCCACCCCCGCCGCCGGTGAATCGCTGCGCGTCGCATCCCCCGAAGACGCCCTCCGCGCCGTCCTCCCCGAGCTGGAGGGAGCACTGCCCGGCCTGGCCCGCACCGTCCGCGACGTCCGCGTCTACCCGTGGGAGCACGGCTGGACGCTCTTCTACCCTGGCTACCTCGCCCACCTTCGCACCGCCCGCGGCGGAGCCCTCGAGGAAAACGCCCCCATCGCCCTCGCCGGCGACTACCTCTACGCCCCCAACATCGAAGCCGCCGTCACCTCCGGCCTCGAAGCCGCCGAGCGCCTCCTGCGCCGCGTCCCATCGTAGGGACGCCCACCCTCCGCCCCCGCAAAGGCACCGGCACCGGTAGGGGCAGACCCACGTGTCTGCCCACCCTCGCCGCCACCCCAAATCCCGCCGCACGAACCGCCAACCCTGTAGGGGCAGCCCCACGTGGCTGCCCGTGCCCCGCCACACCCCACCCCCTCGCGATTGGCACGAAACCCCGCCGCGGGATACATTTGCGCGCTTCGATCCACCCACGCGCACCGGCTGGCCGAACGATGTCGTACCCCGAGCTCCTCGACCCCGACCTCTGGTGCCCGCTCACCCCCGCGGAGCGCCGCGAGCTCCTCGCGAGCGCCCTCTTCGCCGCCCTCGAGGACGCGCCGGGAGTGCAGGGCGCGCGCATCGAGATCGGCCCGGTGGACCGCCCCTTCGACTACACCGCCGTCGTCGAGACCGACGTCGGCGACCTGAAGACGCCCCTCTGGTCGCACGCCCGCTCCACGATCTTTTGCGACCCCTCGATCCACCCCGCCAACCGCCGCCAGCTCGCCCCCGGCCCCGAAGTCGATCGCGCCGCCGGGCGCCTCCGGCGGCGCTTGTCGGTGACGTACACGCTCGAATCGCGCGGCCTAACGATGAAAATGGAGCCCGAGCCGCAGGTGGAGCGCACCTGGACGGCGGAGCGCGCCCGTTTCCGCAACCGCACCGCCGTCACGCGCGAGGACGTGATCACCAACGCCGCCGAAGTGGACGTGCGCGACCTCCTGGCGCACTTCTACACCGGCCCCTCCCTGCGCGCCGTGGGCGAGGACGGCACCCCCTTCCTCCTCCCCGCCGTCACTGAAGAAGAGGGCCGCCTGATCACCCTCTGCGCCGCCTGCGGCCGTTGGGAGGAGGGCTCCCACGATCGCTGCCCCACCTGCGGCGGCCCTGCGGAAACGGTCATGGCGTCGCGGCCCGCGCGGCGGTAGGCGGCTCGGACGGGACAGGCGCGCGGGACGACGGTGCGGGTGGTGGCGGTGTCGTGGCGATCGGGGCCGGGGCGAAACCGCGGGGGTGTGGTCCGGGGTATCTGGAAACGAAGGCGGTTGAAACCGCGGCTGGAACAGCGCAAAGTCCCCCTGCGGGGACTCGCACCGCGGTTTCGGTTCGTGTCCTACACTCCGGGATCGGCAGGTGCTCGTGCGGCGAAACCTCACACGCGTGTTCGTCCACCTCGTTTGGAGCACATGGGATCGGATGCCCTTGATCACTCCGCACCTCCAGGCACGGATCTACAGGTGCCTGCACGCGGAGTGCACACGGATGCGGATCGAGCTCATCGCGGTGGGTGGCGTGGATGATCACGTCCACCTGCTGGTGAAGCTGCCATCCACCGTCTCGATCGCCCACGCGGTCAAGCAGCTCAAGGGGAGTTAGTCGCACCTCGCCAACCACGAGGTGGAGAAGTCGGCCGGCTTCCGGTGGCAGGGAAGCTACGGAGCGTTTTCGGTCTCGGAGCGGATTGTGCCGCGGGTGCGGCGCTACATCGCCAACCAGGAAGAACATCACCGGCGCGGGGCACTTCACCGCGCCTACGAACCGGACTGACCGCGAGTCCGCGAAGGCGGACTTTGCGCCGTTCGAGCCGCGGTTTCAACCGCACGGGCCATTTCAACGCCCCTACATTCGATCCATGTCCATGTCCATGACCACCAACTCCATCCCCGCCGGCGGCGCCACGCACCTGGAATGCACCCGCTGCGGCGCCGAGCACGCGAGCGAGGCGCACCACCGCCTATCGCCGTGCTGCGAGAAGCCGCTCTACCCGCGCTACGACCTGGAGGTGATCGGGGCGCGGCTGAAGCGCGAGGACCTGCGCGGCCGCCCCGCCGACCTCTGGCGCTACGCCGAGCTCCTCCCCGTGCGCGACCCCGCCAACGCCGTGCGCCTGGGCGAGGGGTGGACGCCGCTGATCGAGACGCCGCGGCTGGCGGAGCGTCTCGGCGTGGGGCGCGTGTGGGTCAAGGACGAGGGCCAGAACCCCACCGCGTCGTTCAAGGCGCGCGGGCTGTGCATGGCCATCTCGCGCGCCAAGGAGCTGGGGATCCGCGAAGTGGCGCTGCCGTCGGCGGGCAACGCGGGGAGCGCGACCGCCGCCTACGCCGCCGCCGCGGGGATGCGCGCCCACATCGTGGTGCCGCGCGACACGCCCGTCCCCATCATCCAGGAGATCCGCGCCCTCGGCGCCGACCTGGAGCTGCTGGACGGCCTCATCACCGACTGCGGCGCGCGCGTGGCGGAGGGGGCGCGGCAGCACGGCTGGTTCGACCTCTCGACCCTCAAGGAGCCGTACCGGGTGGAGGGGAAGAAGACGATGGGCTACGAGATCGCCGAGCAGTTCGGGTGGACGCTGCCGGACGTGATCGTCTACCCAACCGGGGGTGGCACCGGGCTCGTGGGGATGTGGAAGGCGTTCGACGAGATGGAGCGCCTCGGCTGGATCGGCTCGCATCGCCCGCGGATGATCACGGTGCAGGCCAGCGGCTGTGCCCCCATCATCCGCGCCTGGGAGGAGGGCGCCGACCACGCCGAGCCGTGGCAGGGGGCGCACACCTACGCCTCGGGCCTGCGTGTGCCGCGCGCGGTGGGCGACTTCCTGATCCTCGATGCGGTCCGAGCGTCCGGCGGCGCGGGCGTCGCCGTGCCGGACGAGGAGATGCGCGAGTGGACGCCGATCATGGGCGCCCTCACCGGCATCTTCGCCGCCCCCGAGGGCGCCGCTACCGCCGCCGCCGTCGCCCGCCTGCGCCAGGACGGCACGCTCAGCGGGGACGAGGGCGTGGTCCTGTTCAACACCGGCAGCGGCCTCAAGTATGTAGAGCTCGACTGACCACCTGATCTCACGCGGAGACGCGGAGACGCAGAGAGAACAACAGCAAAAGCCTCACACCGAGGACACAGAAGGAACAGAAAGCCACAGAGAAACTTTTTGCAGTTCTCTCCGTGTCTCCGCGTCTCCGCGTGAGTCCTATTGGGCCTCAGCTCCGGATCACACCGTACGTCTGCACGGTGACGGAGCCGGGGCCCTGCACCCAGACCTTCATGCCGGGGCGGAAGGCGGCGGGGGCGTCCTGCAGCCGGACTAAACCGGTACGGGTGTGGAGTTGAAGGGCGCCGTCGTTGGCGCGCTCCACCACGCCCACGAACACGGGGCGGCCGTTGACGGAGAGGACGTCGTAGTCGCTCGCGACGAGGGTGCGGTCGGCGGCGCGGCGGCCGCGCACCTCCACGCGGGCGCCGGCGGAGAGGGAGCGGATCTCGGCTGCGAGCGGGCCGGTGACGTACACGCTCCCCCCGCCCTCCGCGGCGACGACGGTGCGCACGTTCATCGGTGCCGAGCCCACCGACGCAGGGACGCCGATCACACGCTCCTCCTGCGCGCCACCATCCGCGGGCGGAACGGAGGCGGGACGGGTGCACGCCGCGAGCACGGCGGCCATCAGCACGAGAGTACGCATCAGCGGTCCTCGGTACGGTTGCGGGATGATGCCACGTAACTCGTCGTACCCGGCCCCGGCGCTCCTTGGTCCCCCGCGCTGTGGTCGCCCCGGCGCGGCCGTGCTATCTTGCCGCTCCGACGCCCCGGCGCGTTCCGCCGCGGCACCGCATCCGTCTCAACGCCTCGCGCCCATGACCGCACCGGCCGCGCGCCACTTCCTCGCCATCCCCGACTTCACGCGCGAGGAGATCCTCCGGACGCTCGACCTTGCCGCGGAGATGAAGCGCGGCGAGTACCGCGAGCGGCCGCTGGCGGGAAAGACGCTCGCCATGATCTTCACCAAGAGCTCCACCCGCACCCGGGTGTCGTTCGAGGTGGGGACGTACCAGCTCGGCGGCCATGCGCTCTTCCTCTCCTCGCGCGACATCCAGCTTGACCGCGGTGAGCCGATCCGCGACACGGCGCGCGTCCTGTCGCGCTTCGTGGACGGGATCATGATCCGCACCTTCGACCACGGCGACCCGGAAGAGCTGGCGCGCTACGGCTCCGTTCCGGTCATCAACGGCCTCACCGACCTCCTCCACCCCTGCCAGATCATGGCGGACCTGATGACCGTCCGCGAGAACCTGGGCGGCGACGTGTCCGGGCTCAAGGTGGCGTGGGTGGGGGATGGCAACAACATGGCCAACTCCTGGATCAACGCCGCGTACCGGCTGGGATTCGAGCTGCGCCTCGCCTACCCGCCCGGCTACGCCCCGGACGCCTCCATCCTGGACCGCGCGCGCGGCACCGCCCGCATCATCGTGACTCACGACCCGCGCGAGGCGGTGGAGGGCGCGGACGTGGTGAACACGGACGTGTGGGCCTCGATGGGGCAGGAGGAGGAGGCCGCCCAGCGTGAGCGCGACTTCGCCGGCTTCAGGGTGGACGAGGCGCTGATGGAGTCCGCGTCCGAGCGCTCCATCTTCCTCCACTGCCTCCCCGCCCACCGCGGCGAAGAGGTCACCGAGGAGGTGCTGGAGGGCCCTCGCTCGCGCGTCTGGGACGAAGCCGAGAACCGGATGCACGTGCAGAAGGCGATCATGGCGCGGCTGATGGGCGGCGTGGAGTAGGCGCTGGCGCCGAAAATGCTCCGCGGGCGCCGGTCCGCACGGGAGCGGAGCCGATCAACGCAACGAGGAGAGGACTGGATGCCTACGAGGAAAGCGAGCGCCACCTGGGAAGGCGGGCTGCAGAGCGGAAAGGGGAGCTTCGAGGGGGAGAGCGGCGCCATCAAGGGGAACTACTCCTTCGGCTCGCGCTTCGGAGACGCGGGCGGCACCAACCCCGAGGAGCTGCTGGCGGCGGCCGAGGCG
It includes:
- the argF gene encoding ornithine carbamoyltransferase — encoded protein: MTAPAARHFLAIPDFTREEILRTLDLAAEMKRGEYRERPLAGKTLAMIFTKSSTRTRVSFEVGTYQLGGHALFLSSRDIQLDRGEPIRDTARVLSRFVDGIMIRTFDHGDPEELARYGSVPVINGLTDLLHPCQIMADLMTVRENLGGDVSGLKVAWVGDGNNMANSWINAAYRLGFELRLAYPPGYAPDASILDRARGTARIIVTHDPREAVEGADVVNTDVWASMGQEEEAAQRERDFAGFRVDEALMESASERSIFLHCLPAHRGEEVTEEVLEGPRSRVWDEAENRMHVQKAIMARLMGGVE
- a CDS encoding TldD/PmbA family protein, which gives rise to MKRRDFLVQGTALAAGTVLLPGLASAHAPVLEMDDPQVKELAMRAVDAARRAGASYADVRISRNRQQAVGTRERQITFFNDGETYGFGVRVLANGSWGFAASRDLTADEVDRVARQAVSQARASAAAQRRPIELAPGERYPDATWTSPVQTDPFTVPIEEKVALLLAANEAALKVQGARFVNSSMFFLKEEKTFANTDGSYIAQTIYRSFPQLNVTAVSSDMSDFQSRRSSDIAPMGLGYEHVRNSRLVENAPRWAEDAVKKLTAKAVQPGRYDLVLLPTHLWLTIHESIAHPTELDRIMGYEANYAGTSFIYPIRDFLGKFRYGPEFMNVQGERSTPGGLSTVAYDDEGVRPDEYLIIKNGVVNDLQTTREQAPMLADWYRQQGKPVRSHGNSYSQSWADVQFQRMPNVNLLPDTSKDTSVEELVSGIQDGILIDGDGSFSIDQQRYNAQFGGQTFQEIKNGRITGPLKDVAYQMRTPEFWNGMDAIGGRSTYFLGGAFNDGKGQPSQSNAVSHGSPAARFRKVNVINTGRKA
- a CDS encoding transposase, whose product is MFVHLVWSTWDRMPLITPHLQARIYRCLHAECTRMRIELIAVGGVDDHVHLLVKLPSTVSIAHAVKQLKGS
- a CDS encoding TldD/PmbA family protein, with the protein product MAQQSKYFSREEMQRLAQRALGFSTADEARVNIQSGVRGNTRFAVNQISTGGDVYDATLTFTSAFGKKVASATTNRFDDEALRTVVQTSERLARLVPEDPEYLGELGPQQYPTASSFSQATANLTPEARAAAVNAITRPAAARNLVATGFLDMVVGSQAVATKKGLFAYQAGTETNLTTTVRTPDGTGSGWAGVGQNDWSKVDPAQLADRAIRKAELSRNAKAVEPGKWTVILEPTAVANLVQLMTFAMDARSADEGRSFFSKQGGGNKIGEKFLDARVSIYSDPTDPQIFSSAFNGQGLPNRRMQWVENGVLRNLQYSRFWAQKQGREPTGFADGFFMSGGNATIDQMIASTERGLLVTRLWYIRPVDPRTILYTGLTRDGTFLVENGRITSAVKNLRWNESPVFMLNNIEAMSAPVRVSASESGEAGSAVTVPAIKARDFTFTSLSDAV
- a CDS encoding FAD-dependent oxidoreductase, with translation MKIAVIGGGPAGMCAAWRLVRGGASVELFEAEARIGGRTRTDVVDGYRIDTGAQLFGTLYRRVLAVLGELGAGERMVRAPGRDALWRKGRAHEVVYGSPTSMLASGALPVALKLRLGAQYLPFLQRHGPSLDLEALERAADIGLDGESAAAWGARELGRDFVDLLVHPLLATLYGTGSEEASAGFYHALSRQGLTLQVLAMRGGAGGFCDAVAAAVERGGGVLHTGRPVHSLTRAGTGVELSGDGWTDRFDAAVVAVPAPAALRMLGDALPRAAEWLTRVRVRPTATVALLLDRPVPGRFFGLSFPRGETRVVAAACAEENKGADVVPPGRGLLVVIPTPAAGESLRVASPEDALRAVLPELEGALPGLARTVRDVRVYPWEHGWTLFYPGYLAHLRTARGGALEENAPIALAGDYLYAPNIEAAVTSGLEAAERLLRRVPS
- a CDS encoding threonine synthase codes for the protein MSMSMTTNSIPAGGATHLECTRCGAEHASEAHHRLSPCCEKPLYPRYDLEVIGARLKREDLRGRPADLWRYAELLPVRDPANAVRLGEGWTPLIETPRLAERLGVGRVWVKDEGQNPTASFKARGLCMAISRAKELGIREVALPSAGNAGSATAAYAAAAGMRAHIVVPRDTPVPIIQEIRALGADLELLDGLITDCGARVAEGARQHGWFDLSTLKEPYRVEGKKTMGYEIAEQFGWTLPDVIVYPTGGGTGLVGMWKAFDEMERLGWIGSHRPRMITVQASGCAPIIRAWEEGADHAEPWQGAHTYASGLRVPRAVGDFLILDAVRASGGAGVAVPDEEMREWTPIMGALTGIFAAPEGAATAAAVARLRQDGTLSGDEGVVLFNTGSGLKYVELD